A region of Sugiyamaella lignohabitans strain CBS 10342 chromosome A, complete sequence DNA encodes the following proteins:
- the DRS1 gene encoding Drs1p (Nucleolar DEAD-box protein required for ribosome assembly and function; including synthesis of 60S ribosomal subunits; constituent of 66S pre-ribosomal particles; GO_component: GO:0005730 - nucleolus [Evidence IEA]; GO_component: GO:0005730 - nucleolus [Evidence IDA] [PMID 14562095]; GO_component: GO:0005634 - nucleus [Evidence IEA]; GO_component: GO:0030687 - preribosome, large subunit precursor [Evidence IDA] [PMID 11583614]; GO_component: GO:0030687 - preribosome, large subunit precursor [Evidence IDA] [PMID 23212245]; GO_function: GO:0005524 - ATP binding [Evidence IEA,IEA]; GO_function: GO:0004004 - ATP-dependent RNA helicase activity [Evidence ISA] [PMID 1454790]; GO_function: GO:0008026 - ATP-dependent helicase activity [Evidence IEA]; GO_function: GO:0003723 - RNA binding [Evidence IEA]; GO_function: GO:0004386 - helicase activity [Evidence IEA,IEA]; GO_function: GO:0016787 - hydrolase activity [Evidence IEA]; GO_function: GO:0003676 - nucleic acid binding [Evidence IEA]; GO_function: GO:0000166 - nucleotide binding [Evidence IEA]; GO_process: GO:0006200 - ATP catabolic process [Evidence IEA]; GO_process: GO:0006364 - rRNA processing [Evidence IMP] [PMID 1454790]; GO_process: GO:0000027 - ribosomal large subunit assembly [Evidence IMP] [PMID 1454790]; GO_process: GO:0042254 - ribosome biogenesis [Evidence IEA]), whose translation MAAKSTVKSAIKASKKKNGSSVSDNLTTSKEFVLTIEDDDENVPDMDTDEESEDDEDGNKALLRGQDVESKASLKGATKKGKKIKPQQESVEEEQDIDPEFKFSLDGLVTSSAFEGWDLGTIEASGDVVKREVDLDEIIKRKGGLDEDETLDSQEEDDELALDGFGMGAKPEVDGDENSDNESVKGGEDGSENDDDEDDDDVEELKFEGNLGQDEEEKDTAEEIAKFYAPSEEADKAKGTVHQSFQTLSLSRPVHRGLSSLGYSKPSPIQGAVIPIALLGKDVIAGAVTGSGKTAAYLIPILERLVYRPKVATTRVVVLTPTRELAIQVCDVGRKLGQFISGLRFGMAVGGLNLRVQEQELKTRPDIVVATPGRFIDHVRNSPSFQVDGVEILVVDEADRMLEEGFQKELTEILSLIPSKRQTLLFSATMNNSIKDLIQLSLHKPVRIMIDPPKQAAGGLVQEFVRIRKRENLKPSVLVSLLKKIGPNQRVIVFVSRKETAHKLRIIVRLLGIKIGELHGSLSQEQRLKSVMAFRNLEVPVLVCTDLASRGLDIPKIEVVINYDMPKTHEVYLHRVGRTARAGREGKSISFVGEAAIERNIVKEAIKSASSSGTSNKSAIMGRNVDWNEIEKINANIESKQTVIDEILEEEKSEKLLAQAERDIKKGENLIKYENEIHSRPKRTWFESEKDKKSEAQLKKESLAKKRKVDNDEGEKRSYKKTQKDRSDDQKRTFNKKGAPKGGKGPKKNDKKLAEKIKRAKKYRK comes from the coding sequence ATGGCCGCTAAATCTACGGTTAAATCTGCTATCAAGGCTTCTAAGAAGAAAAATGGGTCCTCAGTTTCTGACAATCTTACCACGAGTAAGGAGTTCGTACTGACCAtagaagatgatgatgagaatgTTCCAGACATGGACACGGATGAAGAgtctgaagatgacgaagatggaAATAAAGCATTACTTCGTGGCCAAGATGTAGAGAGCAAAGCTAGCTTGAAAGGTGCTACTAAGAAAGGTAAAAAGATAAAACCACAGCAAGAATCCGTcgaagaagagcaagatATTGATCCAGAATTTAAGTTCTCTCTTGATGGACTCGTGACATCTTCTGCATTTGAAGGATGGGACTTGGGTACTATTGAGGCATCTGGAGATGTTGTAAAGCGTGAGGTTGATTTGGATGAGATAATTAAACGAAAAGGAGGCcttgatgaggatgaaacGTTAGACTCACAggaagaggatgatgagCTTGCCTTGGATGGGTTTGGCATGGGAGCTAAACCTGAGGTTGACGGGGATGAAAATAGTGATAATGAAAGTGTCAaaggtggtgaagatggaagtgaaaatgatgacgatgaggacgatgatgatgtcgaGGAGTTGAAGTTTGAGGGAAATTTGGGtcaagatgaagaagaaaaggaCACAGCCGAAGAAATTGCAAAGTTTTATGCTCcatctgaagaagctgacaAGGCTAAAGGAACCGTGCACCAATCTTTTCAGACACTTTCTCTGTCAAGACCCGTACACCGTGGcctttcttctcttggaTATTCAAAGCCTTCTCCGATTCAGGGCGCTGTTATTCCCATAGCTCTTCTTGGTAAGGATGTTATTGCGGGTGCTGTCACCGGTTCCGGTAAAACTGCTGCTTATCTTATTCCCATTCTTGAAAGATTGGTATATAGACCTAAGGTCGCTACAACTCGTGTTGTGGTTTTGACACCAACTCGTGAGTTGGCTATTCAGGTCTGTGATGTTGGCAGAAAATTAGGCCAGTTTATTTCGGGTCTTAGATTTGGGATGGCTGTTGGTGGTTTGAATCTTCGTGttcaagagcaagagctTAAAACAAGACCTGATATTGTTGTAGCAACTCCTGGTCGGTTTATTGATCACGTAAGAAACTCACCAAGCTTCCAGGTTGATGGTGTCGAGATTTTAGTAGTTGATGAGGCCGATAGAATGCTGGAAGAAGGCTTCCAAAAAGAGCTCACTGAAATTCTTTCTCTTATTCCTAGTAAACGACAAACATTACTGTTTTCAGCAACAATgaacaatagcatcaaaGACCTCATTCAATTGTCTCTACATAAGCCCGTTCGTATCATGATTGATCCTCCAAAacaagctgctggtggattAGTTCAGGAATTTGTGCGTATTCGTAAGCGGGAGAACTTGAAACCATCTGTCTTAGTTTCCTTGCTTAAGAAAATTGGTCCCAACCAGCGggttattgtttttgtttccCGAAAAGAAACGGCCCATAAGCTTAGAATTATTGTCCGCCTCCTAGGTATTAAGATCGGAGAATTGCATGGCTCTCTTTCACAAGAACAACGTTTGAAGTCGGTAATGGCATTCAGAAACTTAGAAGTCCCTGTACTCGTGTGTACAGACCTTGCTTCGCGTGGTTTGGATATCCCTAAAATTGAGGTCGTAATAAACTATGATATGCCGAAGACACATGAGGTTTACTTGCATAGAGTAGGTCGTACTGCTCGTGCTGGACGAGAAGGTAAAAGtatttcttttgttggAGAAGCAGCTATTGAGCGTAATATTGTCAAGGAGGCGATCAAGAGCGCATCATCTTCTGGCACATCGAACAAAAGCGCTATTATGGGTAGAAACGTTGACTGGAATGAAATAGAAAAGATCAATGCCAACATTGAGTCGAAGCAGACAGTCATTGATGAGattcttgaagaagaaaaatcaGAAAAGCTACTAGCTCAAGCTGAAAGAGACATTAAGAAAGGTGAGAATTTAATTAAGTATGAGAATGAAATTCATTCTCGTCCTAAGCGAACATGGTTCGAAAGtgaaaaagataaaaaatcTGAAGctcaattgaagaaagagtCGCTTgcgaaaaagagaaaggttgacaatgatgaaggagagaagagaagctATAAGAAAACTCAGAAGGATCGGTCTGATGACCAAAAAAGGACTTTCAATAAAAAAGGGGCACCCAAGGGTGGAAAGGGtccaaaaaagaatgaCAAGAAATTGGCAGAAAAGATTAAGAGAGCCAAGAAATACAGAAAGTAA
- the MRD1 gene encoding Mrd1p (Essential conserved small ribosomal subunit (40s) synthesis factor; component of the 90S preribosome; required for production of 18S rRNA and small ribosomal subunit; contains five consensus RNA-binding domains and binds to the pre-rRNA at two sites within the 18S region; GO_component: GO:0030686 - 90S preribosome [Evidence IDA] [PMID 12150911]; GO_component: GO:0030686 - 90S preribosome [Evidence IDA] [PMID 23193268]; GO_component: GO:0005730 - nucleolus [Evidence IDA] [PMID 11884397]; GO_component: GO:0005634 - nucleus [Evidence IEA,IEA]; GO_component: GO:0030529 - ribonucleoprotein complex [Evidence IEA]; GO_function: GO:0003723 - RNA binding [Evidence IEA]; GO_function: GO:0003729 - mRNA binding [Evidence IDA] [PMID 23222640]; GO_function: GO:0003676 - nucleic acid binding [Evidence IEA]; GO_function: GO:0000166 - nucleotide binding [Evidence IEA]; GO_function: GO:0042134 - rRNA primary transcript binding [Evidence IDA] [PMID 23193268]; GO_process: GO:0000480 - endonucleolytic cleavage in 5'-ETS of tricistronic rRNA transcript (SSU-rRNA, 5.8S rRNA, LSU-rRNA) [Evidence IMP] [PMID 11884397]; GO_process: GO:0000447 - endonucleolytic cleavage in ITS1 to separate SSU-rRNA from 5.8S rRNA and LSU-rRNA from tricistronic rRNA transcript (SSU-rRNA, 5.8S rRNA, LSU-rRNA) [Evidence IMP] [PMID 11884397]; GO_process: GO:0000472 - endonucleolytic cleavage to generate mature 5'-end of SSU-rRNA from (SSU-rRNA, 5.8S rRNA, LSU-rRNA) [Evidence IMP] [PMID 11884397]; GO_process: GO:0006364 - rRNA processing [Evidence IEA]; GO_process: GO:0034462 - small-subunit processome assembly [Evidence IMP] [PMID 18586827]): MSRIIIKNLPLYLTEDKLKKHFSAKGNVTDVKLMKTRDGRSRRFGFIGYKTDSEAVEAVRFFNDSFIDTAKLAVEIAKTTNDDSLVSSEQRHLKNKEKRRRQEQQLEEALSRKKQKHTVAKETKADDNEDPQLAEYLGAMNAKKGVKSWANDDILPVNSDAPVASTTTVIPDDPEDDEYIQMPEQKSSENVENVEEEEEKFVSLSDFAKDEDQPETKEVTEEGEDSELAKDENVSDLDWLRMRRQRMVENSKPKDAADVAGVEQTNENITIVSPATVADIVVEQEDEEPSEQDKFREKISKTGRLFLRNLLYSATEEEFRGLFGRFGELEEVHIPVDPKSGKAKGFAYVLYKNSEDAVAAYENLDRTIFQGRLLHILPADAKKEHKLDEFDLKNLPLKKQNELRRKAAAAKQQFSWNSLYLNSDAIMETAAKKLGITKSELINPESSDSAVQQALAESSAINTVKEYFESKGVDLLSFNRKEKSDNVILVKNLPFDTSLEEITDMFSTYGELRKVLMPPDGGIAMVVFKNAPQARAAFTKLAYRRVKSSILYLEKGPKGIFEGDQDAPDRNEVSAPVSSAKEAKVSASDILGTAPGVGEAGLVERTSLFVKNLNFKTTSADLHNAFKALEGYLVAQVKQKPDAKNPGKTLSMGFGFVEFSSRETANVALNAMDGFVLDGHKLQLKISNRGQDKTDDSTLVSGQKAKSKILIKNIPFEATKKDIQKLFGTFGQLRTVRLPKKFNKSARGFAFAEFVTAKEAENAMKALQGTHLLGRRLVMEYAEADAENGEEQISRMEEKMRKQVTNETLAGMRLSGKQKNIDLEDEENGLDGF; the protein is encoded by the coding sequence ATGTCACGAATAATTATAAAGAACTTACCGCTGTACTTGACAGAAGACAAGCTGAAAAAGCATTTTTCAGCGAAGGGGAATGTGACCGATGTCAAACTCATGAAGACAAGGGATGGcagatcaagaagatttgGATTCATTGGGTACAAGACAGATAGTGAAGCTGTAGAGGCGGTTAGATTTTTCAACGATTCATTCATAGATACGGCAAAGTTAGCAGTTGAGATTGCCAAAACAACTAATGATGATAGCTTGGTTTCGAGCGAGCAACGACACCTGAAAAATAAGGAGAAGAGGAGACGCCAGGAGCAACAGTTAGAAGAGGCACTCTCCCGaaaaaagcagaagcatACCGTGGCAAAGGAAACTAAAgctgatgataatgaagacCCACAATTGGCAGAGTACCTGGGTGCTATGAATGCTAAAAAAGGTGTCAAATCGTGGGCCAACGATGACATTCTTCCTGTTAACTCAGATGCCCCAGTTGCTTCCACTACTACAGTCATTCCAGATGATCCCGAGGATGATGAATATATTCAAATGCCAGAACAGAAATCTAGTGAAAACGTTGAAAACgttgaagaggaagaagaaaaatttGTTTCTTTGTCGGATTTTGCAAAAGATGAGGATCAGCCGGAAACAAAAGAAGTAACTGAAGAGGGAGAGGACTCTGAGCTAGCAAAAGATGAAAATGTTTCAGATTTAGACTGGCTACGAATGAGACGCCAAAGAATGGTGGAAAATTCAAAGCCAAAGGATGCAGCAGATGTGGCAGGTGTTGAGCAGACGAACGAGAATATCACTATAGTATCCCCCGCTACGGTAGCAGATATCGTTGTTGAGCAGGAGGATGAGGAGCCCTCCGAACAGGATAAATTTAGGGAAAAAATATCGAAAACAGGCCGTTTGTTTTTAAGAAATCTACTATACTCGGccactgaagaagaatttaGGGGTCTTTTCGGCAGATTTGGGGAGCTTGAAGAAGTGCATATTCCAGTGGATCCAAAATCAGGGAAGGCAAAAGGATTTGCATATGTTCTTTATAAAAATTCTGAAGATGCTGTTGCAGCTTATGAAAACTTGGACAGGACCATTTTTCAGGGTCGACTTTTACATATTTTACCAGCTGATGCTAAGAAAGAGCATAAGCTGGACGAGTTTGATCTGAAAAACTTGCCTTTAAAGAAACAGAATGAACTTAGACGTAAGGCAGCTGCAGCGAAACAGCAGTTTAGCTGGAACTCGTTATATTTAAACAGTGATGCTATTATGGAGACAGCTGCAAAAAAGCTTGGAATCACTAAATCGGAACTCATTAATCCTGAATCGTCTGACTCTGCCGTCCAACAAGCTTTGGCAGAGAGTTCGGCAATCAATACAGTGAAGGAGTATTTCGAATCGAAAGGTGTTGACTTGCTGTCTTTCAATAGAAAGGAGAAATCTGACAATGTTATTCTGGTCAAGAACTTGCCGTTTGATACATCCCTTGAGGAAATTACAGATATGTTCTCTACTTATGGCGAATTAAGGAAGGTTCTAATGCCTCCAGACGGAGGGATCGCCATGGTAGTATTCAAGAACGCTCCTCAAGCTAGAGCAGCATTCACAAAACTAGCTTATAGGAGGGTAAAGTCTTCTATTTTGTACTTGGAAAAAGGTCCTAAAGGGATTTTTGAGGGTGATCAAGATGCTCCTGACCGTAACGAAGTGTCTGCTCCTGTATCAAGCGCGAAGGAAGCGAAAGTTTCTGCATCTGATATTTTGGGCACAGCTCCTGGTGTTGGAGAGGCTGGTTTAGTAGAAAGAACTTCATTGTTTGTCAAGAATCTAAATTTCAAGACAACTTCAGCCGACCTTCACAATGCATTCAAAGCGCTAGAAGGATACTTAGTTGCGCAAGTTAAACAGAAACCTGACGCAAAGAATCCTGGAAAGACGCTTAGTATGGGATTTGGATTTGTGGAGTTTAGCAGCCGTGAGACGGCAAATGTCGCATTAAACGCTATGGATGGTTTTGTTCTTGATGGCCATAAGTTGCAGTTGAAGATTTCTAACAGAGGACAAGACAAAACTGACGATTCAACTCTCGTATCTGGTCAAAAGGCCAAAAGTAAGATTCTTATTAAGAATATTCCTTTCGAGGCCACAAAGAAAGATATACAAAAGCTCTTTGGTACTTTTGGTCAATTGCGCACAGTCCGTTTGCCTAAGAAATTCAACAAATCGGCCAGAGGTTTCGCCTTCGCAGAGTTTGTTACTGCTAAGGAGGCAGAGAATGCTATGAAGGCTCTCCAAGGAACACATTTACTTGGTAGACGTCTTGTTATGGAATATGCTGAGGCAGATGCCGAGAATGGCGAAGAACAAATCAGTAGAATGGAAGAGAAGATGCGTAAACAAGTTACTAATGAGACATTAGCCGGTATGAGATTAAGTGGCAAGCAAAAGAACATTGACTTGGAAGATGAGGAAAATGGACTGGACGGTTTTTag
- the ENV9 gene encoding Env9p (Protein proposed to be involved in vacuolar functions; mutant shows defect in CPY processing and defects in vacuolar morphology; has similarity to oxidoreductases, found in lipid particles; required for replication of Brome mosaic virus in S. cerevisiae, a model system for studying replication of positive-strand RNA viruses in their natural hosts; GO_component: GO:0016021 - integral component of membrane [Evidence IEA]; GO_component: GO:0005811 - lipid particle [Evidence IEA,IEA]; GO_component: GO:0005811 - lipid particle [Evidence IDA] [PMID 14562095]; GO_component: GO:0016020 - membrane [Evidence IEA,IEA]; GO_function: GO:0016491 - oxidoreductase activity [Evidence IEA,IEA]; GO_function: GO:0016491 - oxidoreductase activity [Evidence ISS] [PMID 8972580]; GO_process: GO:0008152 - metabolic process [Evidence IEA]; GO_process: GO:0055114 - oxidation-reduction process [Evidence IEA]; GO_process: GO:0006624 - vacuolar protein processing [Evidence IMP] [PMID 21912603]; GO_process: GO:0007033 - vacuole organization [Evidence IMP] [PMID 21912603]), with the protein MNLLRTLKDFVPYRVNYSVEQFPDLTGKVYIVTGASGGLGLQVGKKLLQKNAKVYFVAKTEPKLVAAIEKLKEEFPDKTENIHYLLCDYGDLSTIKPATDKFLAENDRLDGIVHNAGMNFAGPDSKTAQGHELTVGVNGIAPHLFQKYVDEILEKTAQTAPANSVRIVWVSSSAHRLSPVGNGGLQLDDMNNVADGLLKLGRYSHSKTVNYYQGVLWPIFHKGSKVISVSVHPGLVGTDIGRNVGMDSNSILHTISYTPEKASYAELYPLLHPSITTSDNGNFYVPFGQAEHPRQDVFDGAHGEFGLKVWAWLEEQVKDFV; encoded by the coding sequence ATGAATCTTTTGCGAACTTTAAAGGACTTTGTGCCTTACCGTGTCAATTACAGTGTTGAACAGTTTCCCGATTTGACTGGCAAGGTATATATCGTTACAGGTGCTTCAGGTGGACTTGGTCTTCAGGTTGGAAAAaagcttcttcaaaagaaCGCCAAAGTCTACTTTGTTGCTAAGACAGAACCTAAATTGGTTGCTGCAATTGAGAAGCTCAAGGAAGAGTTTCCTGATAAAACCGAGAATATTCACTATCTGCTCTGTGATTATGGCGATCTTTCTACTATTAAACCTGCCACTGACAAGTTCTTGGCGGAAAACGACCGATTGGATGGAATCGTTCACAATGCTGGTATGAATTTTGCGGGTCCAGATTCAAAAACTGCACAGGGCCATGAATTGACTGTTGGTGTAAATGGTATTGCGCCTCACTTGTTTCAAAAGTATGTCGACGAGATTCTTGAAAAGACTGCACAGACTGCTCCGGCCAATTCTGTGCGTATTGTGTGGGTTTCCAGTTCTGCTCATAGATTAAGTCCAGTCGGAAATGGTGGTCTTCAATTGGATGATATGAACAATGTTGCTGATGGTCTTTTGAAATTGGGTAGATATTCTCATAGTAAGACTGTCAATTACTACCAAGGGGTTCTTTGGCCAATTTTCCATAAGGGATCGAAGGTTATCAGTGTTTCTGTGCATCCAGGTTTGGTCGGTACCGATATCGGTAGAAATGTGGGCATGGATAGTAACAGCATCCTCCACACTATCAGTTATACCCCTGAGAAGGCATCTTATGCCGAGCTCTATCCGTTACTCCACCCTTCTATTACTACTTCTGACAATGGTAACTTCTATGTTCCATTTGGTCAAGCTGAGCACCCTAGACAAGATGTTTTCGATGGTGCCCATGGTGAGTTTGGTCTCAAAGTCTGGGCTTGGTTAGAAGAACAAGTAAAGGATTTTGTTTAG
- the ENV9 gene encoding Env9p (Protein proposed to be involved in vacuolar functions; mutant shows defect in CPY processing and defects in vacuolar morphology; has similarity to oxidoreductases, found in lipid particles; required for replication of Brome mosaic virus in S. cerevisiae, a model system for studying replication of positive-strand RNA viruses in their natural hosts; GO_component: GO:0016021 - integral component of membrane [Evidence IEA]; GO_component: GO:0005811 - lipid particle [Evidence IEA,IEA]; GO_component: GO:0005811 - lipid particle [Evidence IDA] [PMID 14562095]; GO_component: GO:0016020 - membrane [Evidence IEA,IEA]; GO_function: GO:0016491 - oxidoreductase activity [Evidence IEA,IEA]; GO_function: GO:0016491 - oxidoreductase activity [Evidence ISS] [PMID 8972580]; GO_process: GO:0008152 - metabolic process [Evidence IEA]; GO_process: GO:0055114 - oxidation-reduction process [Evidence IEA]; GO_process: GO:0006624 - vacuolar protein processing [Evidence IMP] [PMID 21912603]; GO_process: GO:0007033 - vacuole organization [Evidence IMP] [PMID 21912603]) → MAFADFLQGARNFCAGKPTYTEDEYPDLTGRVYIVTGGCTGIGYYVSKFLLLKNAKVWIAARSQAKIDSGIAQLKKEVPNADVDFIVVDFGDLASIKPGVQKFLDSPDQLNGVVHNAGVMTPPAGSLSKQGYEQQLGVNNIGPFLLQKFLDDKLIATAKTAPANSVRILWVSSSAAGGMAPKNGGINWKDINFKKGGAAWTIYGQSKAINIYEAILWAKKHLDSGVVSLTCDPGNIRSELQRHMTGFQGFIVDKILYPTPYGAYTELFGVLHPSFTTEDSGTFIIPFGHRGRVREDIKVAANGENGEKLWNWLDEQVKPYA, encoded by the coding sequence ATGGCTTTTGCAGATTTTTTGCAAGGTGCTCGTAATTTTTGTGCTGGTAAACCAACATACACCGAAGATGAATATCCCGATCTAACGGGTAGAGTCTACATTGTTACTGGTGGATGCACTGGTATTGGCTACTATGTTTCTAAGTTCCTTCTGCTCAAGAATGCCAAAGTATGGATAGCAGCTAGAAGTCAGGCCAAAATTGATAGTGGTATTGCCCAATTGAAAAAGGAAGTTCCTAATGCCGACGTTGATTTTATTGTGGTCGACTTTGGAGACCTTGCTTCTATTAAGCCTGGTGTCCAAAAATTCCTCGATTCTCCAGACCAATTGAACGGTGTCGTTCACAATGCGGGTGTCATGACTCCTCCAGCTGGATCGCTTTCAAAGCAAGGCTACGAACAACAATTGGGAGTCAATAATATTGGGCCCTTCCTCCTTCAAAAATTTCTCGATGACAAGTTGATCGCGACCGCCAAGACAGCCCCCGCCAATTCCGTACGTATTCTCTGGGTTAGTagttctgctgctggtggtatggCACCCAAAAATGGTGGTATCAATTGGAAGGAtatcaacttcaaaaaaGGTGGGGCTGCTTGGACCATCTATGGTCAATCAAAGGCCATCAATATATATGAGGCTATCTTGTGGGCCAAGAAGCACCTTGATTCTGGCGTCGTATCTTTGACTTGTGACCCTGGTAATATCCGCAGTGAGCTCCAAAGACACATGACTGGTTTTCAGGGGTTCATTGTTGACAAGATCTTATATCCTACACCCTATGGTGCCTACACAGAATTATTCGGAGTTCTTCATCCTTCGTTTACCACTGAGGATAGCGGTACCTTCATTATTCCTTTTGGTCACAGAGGTAGAGTAAGAGAAGATATCAAGGTTGCTGCCAACGGTGAAAATGGTGAGAAGCTTTGGAATTGGTTAGACGAACAAGTCAAGCCTTACGCTTAG